TAGCAGAAGTTAAGAGATCTACATTAATAGTTACATTTACAAAAGATCAAATGATACAATGGAGAGACTCACTATTTAAATTTACGGATTTAAGCAAAAGCGATGTAGGTCTTTACTATTCACAAGAAAAAACTATAAGGCCAGTTACTATAACAACGTATCACACAGCATATAGGCATATGAAAGAATTATCAGGAAAGTTTAATCTTCTTATAATAGATGAGGCTCATCATTTACCAGCAGAGAAATTTAAGCAAATAGCTTTACAGTGTATAGCTGCTAAAAGACTCGCTCTTTCTGCTACTCCAGTAAGAGAAGACGGTAAACATGAAGAATTGTTTAAATTAATGGGCGGCTTAATATATTTCAAAACTCCTCAAGAGTTAATACAGAAAGGTTATCTGGCTCCTTATGAATTAATTCAGTTAAGAGTAGATTTAACTCCGAAAGAAAAAATGAAATATTCATCTCTTCTTTCACAATTTAGAAAGCTATCTGGAGGGAAGAAAGTTTCTGAGTTACTTCAATTGATGAAAGAAGGGAATCAGAATGCTATTGAAGCAATGAAAATATATAATGAAATGAAGAAAATAGTAAATTTGGCTGAAAATAAACTAAAGGTACTGGACGATATAATAAAGAAAGAAAATGGAAGCAAAATATTGATTTTTACACAATATGTGGAGCAAGCAGAAGAAATTGCGAAAAAATATAACGCTTATTTAATAACAGGCAAAACAAATAAGAATGAAAGAGAGAGAATTCTAAAAATATTCAAAACTTTAAAGTCTGGAATTCTAGTATTAACAACAGTTGGGGATGAAGGATTAGATATACCAGATGCTAATGTAGGTATAATTGTAACGGGTACGGGATCAAGAAGACAATTTATTCAAAGGTTAGGAAGATTACTCAGACCTAGTAATGGAAAAGTAGCTAAATTATATGAAATAGTTACCAGAGGCACCGCAGAAGAGTATCAAGCTTCAAAGAGAAAAGATATTACTTTCGGTATAACTTCCTATTCAAGTTCTGAAGACGATCTTATGTAATAGAAAAGGGAATATGCAAAAGTTCGTATAATAGGTGTTGTGGGTTTTGAGTAAATAATTACCTTATCCTTATCTATTGAAACTAGTGGTATATCGTTAATTGTAACTATAGGATATCCTTTAGTGTTTACTTTACTTAATGGTATCTCTAAGTTATCAAGAAATTTCTTTAAAGTGAAAGCTGTTAAAATTTTACTACATTTTATGTTTAGTTCTCCTTTCACTACTGTAATATTTTCAGAAACAAACTCTATTTTTTCGTCTCCTTTAATCTTATACCCATCTATCCATGAAGGACTTTCTATAATTTCTCCACACGAATCTGAGATTTTTGAGAGAGGAGGATAAACTATAAGATTTTTATTTATTTTTAATAATGCAGGATAAGTTATTATTATGTCTCCTATTTGAGCATCTAAGTTAATGTTTGCTTTACATATTCGAGCTCCTTTATCAACATAAGGCATTTTAACTCTTGTTATATATTAACTTTTGAATGATATAACCTTGTAAGGTCTGATAAATGATGAGTAACTAGGCTGTTGATTATGAGATGGTTAAAGAAAAGAGAAATAGTCATTTATTATTTACTTTATAAAAAATTTAAGTATAATGAGTTTAATATTGGATTAGCAATAGATCTTCTTTCGCCATATTTTAGCAAGAAAACGATAAAAAACACTATAAAATATATGACAAAAATAGGAATTATTAATAAGTTAAACGAAACCGAATATAGATTAATTCCTTTTGAGGACTATTTATCTACAATTTCTTTCCAATATTTAAAAAGAAGAGCTACTCTTCGTCGTAAAATTCAATAGTGATTTTTACTTTTACATCTTTTTTGCTTATTGGTGGTATTTTGTCTCCGAAGTCTACTCCTACTACTACTGGATTTCCCATTGAATCGTTAAATTTGACTTCAGCAACATAGTGAAGTTTTGGTTGTTGCTGCATCATGTTTAGGACTTCATTGTAAATCCTTGTCAATGCCATTTGAAACGCTAATGGGCTTGATAAATCTTCTGGCTTAAGTTGAATTGAAACTAAATTACCCATAACTTCTCCTATTTTTGCTCTTCCTTCAAATTCTACCTTATAAGAAGGTTGAGTATTTTCTGGCATTATCTCACATAAGTATATAATAAGTTATTGCTAATTAATCTATTGCTTAAAGAAAAGAGACTAATAAAAAGGCTTTATCTTTGCTTTTATGCTTTCTTCCTAATTGCTATCTCTATTGTTGATACTCTAGACTGTCTACCGTCTTGGCTTGTTACTACTTGGCTACCAATCCTTATTTCTTTAACTTCTATTTTGTCTGGTAGGAATCTGTTTCTTACTATTTCTACAGTATCAACAGCTTTGCTTATTGCTCTTCCTCTTGCTTTTATTATTATTTCGCTAACACCTTGGTTTAATAGTGTTAAAGCTGCTAATACGTAATTCATTACTGGCTTTTTACCTACTAATACTACATTGCTTGGAGTTGGGGTTGCAGTGCTGCTCATTTTTTCCACCCAAGTGGTCGGATATTAGAATATGAACAAGGATAATAAAGTTATCTTAAAGTTCTTGTTAAAAGAATTCACAAAGTATCACTTAGATTTTTGATTTTTAAAATCATACTAGCACAATCTATTACTTCAGCATGTTGAAGATTAATTATCTCTTTGGTTGCCCTAACTGTGGAGGTCCTATTGATGAAGATCGTCTTTTCGCTGGAATTCCTTGCAGTAAATGTTTGCCTGGTAAAGTAGAAAATTTAGATTATAGAGTAATTTATGATTTACTTGTAAAAAATTCTACCTTGAAAGGATATGCTGAGTATTATTACGAGAACGAGACATACGAGGAAATTTTAGAACTATTTAAAAAGGTGATTAAAAATGAACCTTGGAATCTTCAAAAATATTGGATAAAAAGACTAGCAAAGAACGAAAGTTTTTCTCTATCTGCTCCAACTGGATTAGGTAAGACAACAACACTATTAGTCTACTCATTATATTTTGGTAATACATCATTGTACATAGTTCCTACAAATTCTTTAAAAGATCAAATATGTGAAAGATTAAAACAAATAGGCGCAAAGGTTTCTTGTGACAAAGCTAATGATAATTATGTTAATGTGGCAACCTTTAATAGAATTTTACGGCATTATGAAGAATATCAAGCGTTAAGACCAAGATTAGTTATTGTAGATGATTCTGATATGATATTAAAAAGTGGTAAAACTACTGAAGTTATAGCCAAGGTTTTAGGTATTAATAATGAGGTTTTCCAAGACGCAATTAATCTTGTAAAACTAAGGAAATTACTAAGATTTAATAAAGATGATAAAGAATTAAAAGATAAGATAAATGAATTAGAATATAAAATCTCAAGTTGGAAACCATTAGTTCAGTTTCTTGTTGCTAGTGCAACTCTAAAACCTAAAGGGACTAAACAACAAGCCTTAAGATTATTAATAGGATTTGAGCCTTCTACTATTCAGACATACTTAAGGAATATTGCTGATCTTTATTATCCATCAACTGATCTAAAACACGTTATTGAAAAGATTTCAGATAAAGGTGGCTTGATATTAGTTTCTAAGGAATATGGGAAAGAAAAAATGAAAGAATTAAAAGATTTAATAGAAAAATTAGGATATACTGCTAGTTTAGCAATTGCTGGAAGAAAGTTTTTAGATAAGTTTAGTGAGGGGAAAGTTGATTTCCTTATAGGCTCAGCTAGTTATTATGGTGTTGCTGTTAGAGGATTAGATGAACCAAAAAAACTAAAGTATGTGATATTTTACGGAGTACCAAAAATCAGGTTAAATCTGAAAGACGCTCTTTACAATCCATCAATGATAGTTAAGATAGCTGAAAAGATAGGCATCGATGTAAAAGACATTAGAAGAAAGTTAGTTTTCCTTTCTCCTTCGGAAATTCAATTATTAAAAATAGGTTTACTTAAGAATGAAAAATTAAATGGAAAGATAGAAGAAATCAGGAATTATTTAATGAAATTAAGAGAAGAAATTCTAAATACTTTAGAGGATAAGAAGATAGAGAGAATTAAAACAGAATCTTTCCTTGTGGCAGAATCTAACAACAAATATTATGTTTATGTTCCGGATGCTGTAACTTACATTCAAGCATCTGGTAGGAGTAGCAGAATCATACATAATGGATTAACATTTGGTGTGAGCATAGTACTAGTTGACGATATAGATTTATTAGATATTTTAATACAAAAATTAAGAAAAATAGTAACTAGTGTAAATTTCATAAAT
The nucleotide sequence above comes from Sulfurisphaera javensis. Encoded proteins:
- the albA gene encoding DNA-binding protein Alba, with the protein product MSSTATPTPSNVVLVGKKPVMNYVLAALTLLNQGVSEIIIKARGRAISKAVDTVEIVRNRFLPDKIEVKEIRIGSQVVTSQDGRQSRVSTIEIAIRKKA
- a CDS encoding DEAD/DEAH box helicase, yielding MLLKTFYIQRWLDENTFKRLLTFSRFISRTERGSQFVIDIDRARKNKVKLDDIISTLSDLGIKLEENEIKEISKYLPEYDIEFELKDGKLLIKPHIFMLDIVKDLKEKEILKYDKVNKVYVTYPYYYYILKNRLEEYGLKIRELKLDIKELNVNFKGELRDYQKEAIETWKQKDGSGVIALPTGAGKTVIGIAILAEVKRSTLIVTFTKDQMIQWRDSLFKFTDLSKSDVGLYYSQEKTIRPVTITTYHTAYRHMKELSGKFNLLIIDEAHHLPAEKFKQIALQCIAAKRLALSATPVREDGKHEELFKLMGGLIYFKTPQELIQKGYLAPYELIQLRVDLTPKEKMKYSSLLSQFRKLSGGKKVSELLQLMKEGNQNAIEAMKIYNEMKKIVNLAENKLKVLDDIIKKENGSKILIFTQYVEQAEEIAKKYNAYLITGKTNKNERERILKIFKTLKSGILVLTTVGDEGLDIPDANVGIIVTGTGSRRQFIQRLGRLLRPSNGKVAKLYEIVTRGTAEEYQASKRKDITFGITSYSSSEDDLM